A stretch of Geomonas oryzisoli DNA encodes these proteins:
- a CDS encoding TolC family protein: protein MKYRLFPLYLLLSILMTAPAVLAEDAKPATENLDQLVQTALSSNPELKSSSARWEMYKSRIKQAGALEDPMIMFKLQNMIVTDPLSFNKDSMTQKVVGISQQIPFAGKRKLKEDIAAAEAESYRWSVEERKLELTRMVREAYYQVYFTDKSLDIIEKNIKILDDFITLAQTKYSVGQGAQQDIYKALLERSKMLDMKISLEQQRRSLEVSLNSLLNRPQSTKVGAVPDFKPAPFSYTPEQLVDIAEENRPQLKSVKAQIEKGRVGHLLAQKESYPDFNVSFEYMQRQRAMGSDGSDMYSLGVTFNLPIQKERRAAMRAESSSEVNMASEELNGTRNTISSGINDLLAQMERRRKLIDLYTTGIIPQAEQSLESAVIGYRVNKVDFLTLLDNRVTLFNYEREYYDSMADYQMKLAQLEALVGKDLQ, encoded by the coding sequence ATGAAATACCGGCTTTTTCCGCTGTACCTGTTGTTGTCCATCCTGATGACCGCCCCTGCGGTTCTCGCAGAAGACGCAAAACCAGCCACCGAAAACCTCGATCAGCTCGTGCAGACCGCTCTTTCCAGCAACCCGGAGTTGAAGTCCTCCTCGGCGCGCTGGGAGATGTACAAGAGCCGCATCAAGCAGGCGGGCGCCCTCGAGGATCCCATGATCATGTTCAAGTTGCAGAACATGATCGTTACCGATCCGCTGAGCTTCAACAAGGACTCCATGACCCAGAAGGTGGTCGGCATCAGCCAGCAGATCCCCTTTGCCGGCAAGAGAAAGCTCAAAGAAGACATCGCCGCCGCGGAGGCCGAAAGCTACCGCTGGAGCGTCGAGGAGCGCAAGCTCGAACTGACGCGCATGGTGCGGGAAGCCTACTACCAGGTCTATTTCACCGACAAATCGCTGGACATCATCGAGAAGAACATCAAGATCCTGGACGACTTCATCACCCTGGCGCAGACCAAGTACTCGGTCGGGCAGGGTGCGCAGCAGGATATCTACAAGGCGCTCCTGGAACGCTCGAAGATGCTGGACATGAAGATCTCGCTGGAGCAGCAGCGCAGGAGCCTCGAGGTTAGTCTCAACTCGCTGCTGAACCGCCCCCAGAGCACCAAGGTCGGCGCCGTTCCCGATTTCAAGCCGGCCCCCTTCAGCTACACGCCGGAACAGTTGGTCGACATTGCCGAGGAGAACCGGCCGCAACTGAAGTCGGTGAAGGCACAGATCGAGAAGGGAAGGGTGGGGCACCTGCTGGCGCAGAAGGAGTCCTACCCGGACTTCAACGTCTCCTTCGAATACATGCAGCGTCAGAGGGCCATGGGGAGCGACGGTTCCGACATGTACTCGCTGGGCGTCACCTTCAACCTCCCCATCCAGAAGGAGCGCCGCGCCGCCATGAGGGCCGAGTCGAGCTCGGAAGTGAACATGGCGAGCGAAGAGCTGAACGGCACGCGGAACACAATCTCCTCTGGGATCAACGATCTCCTGGCTCAGATGGAGCGGCGCAGGAAGCTGATCGATCTCTACACCACCGGCATCATCCCCCAGGCGGAGCAGTCACTTGAGTCGGCGGTGATCGGCTACCGGGTCAATAAGGTCGACTTCCTTACCCTTTTGGACAACCGGGTCACCCTCTTCAATTACGAGCGCGAATACTACGACTCGATGGCGGATTACCAGATGAAGCTGGCCCAGCTCGAAGCGCTGGTCGGCAAGGATCTGCAGTAG
- a CDS encoding heavy metal translocating P-type ATPase, producing MSGKVVSRDPVCGMEVPAPAPLSAAHDGTTYNFCSASCLEKFMASPATYLANDEGAAVAATKPVPEQSHQAGHAGQAEQCEFPLLGMNCAGCAGRIEKTLNATPGVVTAAVNFATTRATIKYDPKGTSPDDLKQVVRDMGYDVLEAGDGAEADEAGMLEAQTQVHEAQYRKNRAKFFLALALTLPVAVLAMGGHVVPALEEAFNFPGRAWVELALTTPVLFWAGREFFTGAWTAAKHRVADMNTLVALGTLSAYVFSLVATIAPEWLMAGAAAGHGHTMGAPVGVYYEVAAIIVTLILMGRLLEARARSKTSGAIHALIGLQPKLARVVRDDKETDIPIAEVQLGEVIVVRPGEKVPVDGEVIEGASSVDESMLTGEPLPVHKKNGDTVIGATLNKTGSFRMRATRVGKDTVLQQIVRLVQQAQGSKAPIQRLADLIASYFVPVVISVAIATFVVWFDVSPPDTRLNMAVLTFVSVLIIACPCALGLATPTAIMVGTGRGAQSGILIKGGEALETAHKLTTIVLDKTGTITRGVPAVTDIESDKFDPQTLLRMAASAEAGSEHPLGEAIVRSAEEQGLDRLPVTGFNAIPGHGIEAEVDGKKILIGTELLLSNHGVAADTSKAHHLADQGKTPVLVALDGAFAGVIAVADPVKEGSAGAVKRLHELGLEVIMLTGDNRRTADAIARQVGVDRVVAEVLPDGKGEEVRKLQAQGKVVAMVGDGINDAPALAQADVGIAMGSGTDVAIEAADITLVRGDLNGVISSIALSRATIANIKQNLFFAFFYNTLGIPIAAGILYPFTGWLLSPIIASLTMALSSVSVVTNALRLRGFTVERG from the coding sequence ATGTCTGGAAAAGTTGTGTCACGCGATCCTGTCTGCGGCATGGAGGTCCCTGCACCGGCTCCTCTTTCCGCCGCACATGACGGAACCACCTACAATTTCTGCTCCGCGAGCTGCCTGGAGAAGTTCATGGCCTCGCCGGCTACCTATCTCGCCAACGACGAGGGAGCTGCCGTCGCGGCTACAAAACCGGTGCCGGAACAGTCGCATCAGGCTGGGCATGCTGGGCAGGCCGAGCAGTGCGAGTTCCCGCTTTTGGGCATGAACTGCGCCGGGTGCGCCGGGCGGATCGAGAAGACCCTGAATGCGACGCCGGGCGTGGTGACTGCGGCGGTGAACTTCGCCACCACCCGCGCCACCATCAAGTACGATCCGAAGGGGACCAGCCCTGACGACCTGAAGCAGGTGGTGCGCGACATGGGCTATGACGTCCTGGAGGCGGGGGACGGGGCGGAAGCGGACGAAGCCGGCATGCTGGAAGCGCAGACGCAGGTGCACGAGGCACAGTACCGGAAGAACAGGGCCAAGTTCTTCCTGGCCCTGGCCCTGACTCTGCCGGTCGCCGTGCTGGCCATGGGCGGACACGTGGTGCCTGCCCTGGAGGAGGCCTTCAACTTTCCCGGCCGCGCCTGGGTCGAGCTCGCCCTCACCACGCCGGTGCTGTTCTGGGCCGGGCGCGAGTTCTTTACCGGCGCCTGGACCGCCGCGAAGCACCGCGTCGCCGACATGAACACGCTCGTCGCCCTCGGCACACTGTCGGCCTACGTCTTCAGCCTGGTCGCCACCATCGCCCCCGAGTGGCTGATGGCGGGCGCAGCCGCGGGTCACGGCCATACCATGGGCGCGCCGGTCGGCGTCTACTACGAGGTGGCCGCCATCATCGTTACCTTGATCCTGATGGGGCGCCTGCTGGAAGCGCGGGCCCGCAGCAAGACCAGCGGCGCCATCCACGCCCTGATCGGTCTGCAGCCCAAGCTGGCCCGCGTGGTGCGTGACGACAAGGAGACAGACATCCCCATCGCCGAGGTGCAACTGGGCGAGGTCATCGTGGTGCGTCCCGGCGAGAAGGTTCCCGTGGACGGCGAGGTGATCGAAGGGGCGTCGTCGGTCGACGAGAGCATGCTGACCGGCGAGCCGCTGCCGGTGCACAAGAAAAACGGCGATACCGTGATCGGCGCCACGCTGAACAAGACCGGCTCCTTCCGCATGCGCGCCACCAGGGTCGGCAAGGACACGGTGCTGCAGCAGATCGTGCGCCTGGTGCAGCAGGCCCAGGGGAGCAAGGCTCCTATCCAGCGCCTGGCCGACCTGATCGCCAGCTACTTCGTCCCGGTGGTCATCAGCGTGGCCATCGCAACCTTCGTGGTCTGGTTCGATGTCTCGCCGCCCGACACGCGCCTGAACATGGCGGTGCTCACCTTCGTCTCGGTGCTGATCATCGCCTGCCCCTGCGCCCTCGGCCTGGCCACGCCGACCGCCATCATGGTCGGCACCGGGCGCGGCGCCCAGAGCGGCATCCTCATCAAGGGGGGTGAGGCGCTGGAAACGGCACACAAGCTGACTACCATCGTGCTGGACAAGACCGGCACCATCACCCGCGGCGTACCCGCGGTCACCGATATCGAGAGCGATAAGTTCGATCCTCAGACCCTGCTGCGCATGGCCGCTTCGGCCGAGGCGGGCAGCGAGCATCCGCTGGGGGAGGCTATCGTGCGCTCGGCGGAGGAGCAGGGGCTGGACAGGCTTCCGGTGACCGGCTTCAACGCCATCCCCGGCCATGGCATCGAGGCGGAGGTCGACGGCAAAAAGATCCTGATCGGTACGGAACTGCTGCTCAGTAACCATGGCGTTGCCGCCGACACGTCCAAGGCCCACCATCTCGCTGACCAAGGGAAAACCCCGGTGCTGGTCGCCCTGGACGGCGCCTTTGCCGGCGTCATAGCCGTCGCCGACCCGGTCAAGGAGGGCTCCGCCGGGGCCGTCAAGCGGCTGCACGAACTGGGGCTCGAGGTGATCATGTTGACCGGCGACAACCGGCGCACGGCGGATGCCATCGCCCGGCAGGTCGGCGTCGACCGCGTGGTCGCCGAGGTGCTGCCGGACGGGAAGGGGGAGGAGGTCAGGAAACTGCAGGCACAGGGCAAGGTGGTCGCCATGGTAGGGGACGGCATCAACGACGCTCCGGCGCTCGCCCAGGCCGACGTCGGCATCGCCATGGGGAGCGGCACCGACGTGGCCATCGAGGCCGCTGACATCACGCTGGTGCGCGGCGACCTGAACGGCGTCATCTCCAGCATCGCGCTCTCCCGTGCCACCATCGCCAACATCAAGCAGAACCTGTTCTTCGCCTTCTTCTACAACACACTCGGTATCCCGATTGCTGCAGGCATCCTGTACCCGTTCACCGGCTGGCTGTTGAGCCCGATCATCGCGTCGCTGACGATGGCGCTTTCGTCGGTGAGCGTGGTTACCAACGCCCTGCGGCTGCGCGGGTTTACCGTGGAGAGGGGATAA
- a CDS encoding efflux RND transporter periplasmic adaptor subunit yields the protein MNKSVKVAIPIVLILVAAAAGGGYYLWQQKLQAPAGKEKAAQAQVLYTCAMHPFIIKDKPGVCPICGMQLIKKVEGTQASAEEQKMLGHVSLSPTQSVMANVATVPAEYAPLSKEINAVGIVQYDQSRQAKVTAWVAGRIDKLNVSTVGAFVSKGRPVAEIYSPDLVAAQQEYLLALRSREQFKKSTIDAISQGGEGLVASARQRLKLLGVKDEQIAGLEKAGHPNIKLPIYTPLSGVVIEKVVQEGQYVNMGDPLFNIADLSTVWVDVEVYENEFSFVKMGQRVEIVSQSYPGKTFAGRVSFIYPFLDPKTRTVKVRVELANPGLKLKPDMFVNASIKAPLGSALVVPTTALMDTGKRQVVWVESQPGMFEPHDVQVGARVGDKVQILSGLKQGDKVAASGGYLIDSESQLAGGSGGGGHEGHAGGATAPGAAAPAAPGAAGEHQGHGAPAAPAAPKKGGGMDMGDMKM from the coding sequence ATGAACAAAAGCGTGAAGGTCGCAATCCCCATCGTCCTGATCCTGGTAGCGGCGGCAGCCGGCGGAGGATACTACCTGTGGCAGCAAAAGCTCCAGGCCCCGGCCGGCAAGGAAAAGGCCGCCCAGGCGCAGGTGCTCTACACCTGCGCCATGCACCCCTTCATCATCAAGGATAAGCCCGGGGTCTGCCCGATCTGCGGCATGCAGCTGATCAAGAAGGTGGAGGGGACCCAGGCAAGCGCCGAGGAGCAGAAGATGCTCGGGCACGTCTCGCTGTCGCCGACCCAATCGGTCATGGCCAACGTGGCGACGGTGCCGGCCGAATACGCACCGCTGTCCAAGGAGATCAACGCGGTCGGTATCGTGCAGTACGACCAGTCCAGGCAGGCCAAGGTGACCGCCTGGGTGGCGGGTCGTATCGACAAGCTCAACGTGAGCACCGTAGGCGCTTTCGTTTCCAAGGGGAGGCCGGTGGCGGAGATCTATTCGCCCGACCTGGTCGCCGCCCAGCAGGAATACCTGCTGGCGCTGAGAAGCCGCGAGCAGTTCAAGAAATCGACCATCGACGCCATCTCGCAGGGGGGTGAGGGACTGGTTGCCTCGGCACGCCAGAGGCTCAAACTCCTGGGGGTGAAGGACGAGCAGATCGCGGGACTGGAGAAGGCGGGGCACCCGAACATCAAGCTCCCCATCTACACGCCGCTTTCGGGCGTGGTGATCGAAAAGGTGGTCCAGGAAGGGCAGTACGTCAACATGGGGGACCCGCTCTTCAACATCGCCGACCTCTCCACCGTCTGGGTCGATGTCGAGGTGTACGAGAACGAGTTCAGCTTCGTGAAGATGGGACAGCGGGTGGAGATCGTCTCCCAGTCGTACCCGGGCAAGACCTTCGCCGGGCGCGTCTCCTTCATCTACCCCTTCCTCGATCCCAAGACCCGCACCGTGAAGGTGAGGGTGGAACTGGCGAACCCCGGCCTCAAGCTGAAGCCGGACATGTTCGTCAACGCCTCCATCAAGGCGCCGCTGGGGAGCGCGCTGGTGGTGCCGACCACGGCGCTCATGGACACCGGCAAGCGCCAGGTGGTGTGGGTCGAGTCCCAGCCCGGCATGTTCGAGCCTCACGACGTGCAGGTGGGTGCGCGCGTCGGGGACAAGGTGCAGATCCTGTCCGGCCTGAAGCAGGGCGACAAGGTGGCGGCTTCGGGCGGTTACCTGATCGATTCCGAATCGCAGCTTGCCGGCGGCAGCGGCGGCGGTGGCCACGAGGGGCACGCCGGCGGTGCTACCGCTCCCGGCGCCGCGGCCCCTGCGGCTCCCGGTGCAGCAGGCGAGCACCAGGGCCACGGCGCTCCGGCTGCACCCGCCGCGCCGAAAAAGGGCGGCGGCATGGATATGGGCGACATGAAGATGTAG
- a CDS encoding metal-sensitive transcriptional regulator, producing MSDSPTNKLNTRVKRIAGQVAGIERMLEEKRYCVDILNQISAVRSALDALGVELLTRHLENCVLGQGDKQHDQAKPMSQQQLLDEVKTALSRFLK from the coding sequence ATGAGCGACTCGCCAACAAACAAGCTGAATACCCGTGTCAAAAGGATCGCCGGGCAGGTGGCCGGCATCGAGCGGATGCTGGAGGAGAAACGTTACTGCGTCGACATCCTGAACCAGATCTCTGCGGTTCGGTCGGCGCTGGACGCGCTGGGAGTGGAACTGCTGACCCGGCACCTCGAGAACTGCGTGCTGGGGCAGGGGGATAAGCAGCACGACCAGGCCAAGCCGATGAGCCAGCAGCAACTGCTGGACGAGGTCAAGACGGCGCTGTCGCGCTTTCTGAAGTAG
- a CDS encoding heavy metal-binding domain-containing protein: MDTSQILVTVGGVALIAGNLWFFFGKKATIKPAAKGALYACPMHPWITSDDPTADCSICGMKLVRSDEVGN; the protein is encoded by the coding sequence ATGGACACTTCCCAAATACTGGTCACCGTCGGCGGAGTCGCCCTGATAGCGGGCAACCTCTGGTTCTTTTTCGGCAAAAAGGCTACCATCAAGCCTGCCGCCAAGGGCGCTCTCTATGCCTGCCCGATGCACCCCTGGATCACCAGCGACGATCCGACCGCCGATTGCTCGATCTGCGGCATGAAGCTGGTCAGAAGCGACGAGGTAGGCAACTAG
- the acnA gene encoding aconitate hydratase AcnA has product MSVTTNSYNTLSTLTVDGKTYRYHSLKAFAANSGIDISRLPYSMKILLENLLRREDGVVVKKEDIEAVARWDAQAEPDKEMQFMPARILLQDFTGVPAVADLAAMRSALSRLGGRPSDINPMQRADLVIDHSVQVDQYGSQLALKANSVLEFERNHERYQFLRWGQSAFRNFSVVPPATGICHQVNLEYLAQVALVNTVDGDEWVLPDTLVGTDSHTTMINGLGVVGWGVGGIEAEAAMLGQPCSMLIPQVVGFRLTGALSPGATATDLVLTITQMLRKKGVVGKFVEFYGPGAASLNIADRATIGNMAPEYGATIGVFPVDEQTTAYLGLTGRGAGVPLVDAYFKEQELWRSSDRPEPIFSDTLELDLADVEPSLAGPSRPMDRVRLKEVRGSFRRQLVTLRQQDAAHVDKETLNRWLGEGGSPVTVAPELMAEHPDKALGSLGQCVPVRQPDGTSYNLCHGSIVIAAITSCTNTSNPSVMIGAGVLARNAVRRGLQVRPWVKTSLAPGSKVVTDYLAAAGLTPYLDALRFHLVGYGCTTCIGNSGPLADHISRAVVEGDLAVAAVLSGNRNFEGRINSHVRANYLASPPLVVAYALAGNINIDLTRDPLGTDPNGEPVYLKDIWPDDKEVAELVQSCVHAESFATNYADVFHGDDEWRGLTVPSGELYQWQQDSTYIKEPPFFLELPPQPDPIPDITGARCLALLGDSITTDHISPAGSIGKTTPAGRYLMSLGIEPKDFNSYGARRGNHEVMVRGTFANTRIRNALVPGVEGGVTMYFAKGDGSGKQMSIFEASEHYQAEGTPLVVIAGKEYGTGSSRDWAAKGTKLLGIRAVIAESFERIHRSNLVGMGILPLQFLPGENYKGIGLDGTESFDLTGLDALTPGQKLEVKYARVDGSTGTFTVQVRIDTSNELDYYHHGGILPFVLRQFLKN; this is encoded by the coding sequence ATGAGCGTTACCACCAACAGCTATAACACCCTCTCCACGCTCACCGTGGACGGCAAGACCTACCGCTATCACTCGTTGAAGGCCTTCGCGGCCAATTCCGGCATCGATATTTCCCGGCTTCCCTATTCGATGAAGATCCTGCTGGAGAACCTGCTGCGCCGCGAAGACGGTGTGGTGGTCAAAAAGGAGGATATCGAGGCGGTGGCGCGATGGGACGCGCAGGCCGAGCCGGACAAGGAAATGCAGTTCATGCCGGCCCGCATCCTGCTGCAGGACTTTACCGGCGTTCCCGCCGTGGCCGACCTGGCCGCCATGCGCTCCGCACTGAGCCGCCTCGGGGGACGCCCATCGGACATCAACCCGATGCAGCGCGCCGATCTGGTCATCGACCACTCGGTGCAGGTGGACCAGTACGGCAGCCAGCTCGCGCTCAAGGCCAACTCGGTGCTTGAGTTCGAACGCAACCACGAGCGCTACCAGTTCCTGCGCTGGGGACAGTCCGCCTTCAGGAACTTCAGCGTAGTGCCGCCGGCGACCGGCATCTGCCACCAAGTCAACCTGGAATACCTGGCGCAGGTCGCCCTGGTCAACACGGTGGACGGCGATGAGTGGGTGCTGCCGGATACCCTTGTGGGGACGGACTCGCACACCACCATGATCAACGGCCTGGGCGTGGTAGGGTGGGGCGTAGGTGGGATCGAGGCGGAAGCCGCCATGCTGGGGCAGCCCTGCTCCATGCTTATCCCGCAGGTGGTCGGCTTCCGGCTGACCGGCGCACTGAGCCCCGGCGCCACCGCGACCGACCTGGTGCTGACCATCACCCAGATGCTCAGGAAGAAGGGGGTGGTGGGCAAATTCGTCGAGTTCTACGGCCCCGGCGCCGCTTCGCTCAACATCGCCGACCGGGCCACCATCGGCAACATGGCCCCGGAGTACGGCGCCACCATCGGCGTCTTCCCCGTCGACGAGCAGACCACCGCCTACCTCGGGCTGACCGGCCGGGGGGCGGGTGTGCCGCTGGTGGATGCGTACTTCAAGGAGCAGGAACTGTGGCGCTCCTCGGACCGTCCCGAACCGATCTTCAGCGACACCCTGGAGCTGGACCTGGCCGACGTGGAACCTTCGCTGGCCGGTCCCAGCCGTCCCATGGACCGCGTGCGTTTGAAGGAGGTGCGCGGTTCGTTCCGCAGGCAGCTCGTCACCTTGAGACAGCAGGATGCCGCGCACGTGGACAAGGAGACCCTTAACCGCTGGCTCGGCGAAGGAGGATCGCCGGTAACCGTCGCGCCGGAACTGATGGCGGAGCACCCGGACAAGGCCCTGGGGTCCCTGGGGCAGTGCGTCCCGGTGCGCCAGCCCGACGGCACCAGCTACAACCTCTGCCACGGCTCCATCGTGATCGCGGCCATCACCAGCTGCACCAACACCTCGAACCCCTCGGTGATGATCGGTGCGGGCGTCCTCGCCCGGAACGCGGTGCGGCGCGGCCTGCAGGTGCGCCCCTGGGTGAAGACGAGCCTCGCCCCCGGTTCAAAGGTGGTCACCGACTACCTGGCCGCCGCCGGATTGACCCCGTACCTGGATGCGCTCCGTTTCCACCTGGTCGGCTACGGCTGCACCACCTGCATCGGCAACAGCGGTCCGCTGGCGGACCATATCTCCCGAGCCGTCGTCGAAGGTGATCTCGCCGTCGCTGCCGTCCTCTCCGGCAACCGTAACTTCGAGGGGCGCATCAACAGTCACGTCCGCGCCAACTACCTCGCCTCCCCGCCGCTCGTGGTCGCGTATGCGCTGGCGGGTAACATCAACATCGATCTCACCCGCGATCCCCTGGGCACCGATCCCAACGGCGAGCCGGTCTACCTGAAGGACATCTGGCCGGACGACAAGGAGGTGGCGGAACTGGTGCAAAGCTGCGTCCATGCCGAGTCGTTTGCCACCAACTATGCCGACGTCTTCCACGGCGACGACGAGTGGCGCGGCCTTACCGTACCGAGCGGTGAGCTGTACCAGTGGCAGCAAGACTCGACCTACATCAAGGAGCCCCCATTCTTCCTCGAACTGCCGCCCCAGCCGGACCCGATCCCGGATATCACCGGTGCCCGCTGCCTGGCCCTGTTGGGGGATTCCATCACCACGGACCACATCTCGCCCGCCGGTTCGATCGGCAAGACGACTCCGGCCGGACGCTACCTGATGTCGCTGGGCATCGAACCCAAGGACTTCAACTCCTACGGCGCACGGCGCGGCAACCACGAGGTGATGGTGCGCGGCACCTTCGCCAACACCCGCATCAGGAACGCCCTCGTGCCCGGTGTCGAGGGGGGCGTCACCATGTACTTCGCCAAGGGGGACGGCAGCGGCAAGCAGATGTCCATCTTCGAAGCATCCGAACACTACCAGGCCGAGGGGACGCCGCTGGTCGTCATCGCGGGCAAGGAGTACGGGACCGGGTCGTCGCGCGACTGGGCGGCCAAGGGGACCAAGCTTCTCGGCATCCGCGCCGTCATCGCCGAGAGCTTCGAGCGCATCCACCGCTCAAACCTGGTCGGGATGGGGATTCTGCCGCTGCAGTTCCTGCCCGGTGAGAACTACAAGGGGATCGGCCTGGACGGTACCGAGAGCTTCGATCTCACCGGCTTGGACGCCCTGACGCCGGGGCAGAAGCTCGAGGTGAAATACGCCCGGGTCGACGGTTCGACCGGCACCTTCACCGTCCAGGTCCGCATCGACACCTCCAACGAGCTCGATTATTACCACCACGGCGGGATCCTCCCGTTCGTGCTGAGGCAGTTTCTCAAGAATTAA
- a CDS encoding ABC transporter permease, whose product MKLHTISINNLKRRKAKMAFLTIGLMVGIATIVTLVTLTRSMSTDIERKMDEFGANILITPQSNGLSMNYGGINLGGVTFDQREIKEEDLDKVRKIKNNKNISSISPKVLGGVKVGSHDVLLVGVDFAAELKMKQWWQIFGSEPKADNEVLLGSDASNTLNVTSGDNIEIKGEQFKVAGVLNQTGSQDDALVFMALPKAQKVLGKEGKITMAEVAALCSGCPISDMVNQIAELLPDSKVSAIQQVVAGRLKALDQFKRFSYAMASVVVFIGSLIVFVTMMGSVNERTTEIGVFRAIGFRKSHIMRIILLEAALVSLLAGVLGYAAGMGGAKLALPFMAETKNAHLVWDTTVAFGSIALALLLGILASLYPALHASKMDPTEALRAL is encoded by the coding sequence ATGAAACTGCACACCATCTCGATCAACAACCTGAAGCGTCGCAAGGCCAAGATGGCCTTTCTGACCATCGGCCTCATGGTAGGCATCGCCACCATCGTCACCCTGGTCACCCTGACCCGCTCCATGTCCACCGACATCGAAAGGAAGATGGACGAGTTCGGCGCCAACATCCTGATCACGCCGCAGAGTAACGGCCTGTCAATGAACTACGGCGGCATCAACCTGGGCGGCGTCACCTTCGATCAGCGCGAAATCAAAGAGGAAGACCTGGACAAGGTCCGCAAGATCAAGAACAACAAGAACATCTCCTCCATCTCACCCAAGGTGCTGGGCGGGGTGAAAGTCGGCAGCCACGACGTGCTGCTGGTCGGCGTCGATTTCGCCGCCGAGCTCAAGATGAAACAGTGGTGGCAGATCTTCGGCAGCGAGCCCAAGGCTGACAACGAGGTGCTGCTGGGCAGCGACGCGTCCAACACCCTCAACGTGACCTCCGGCGACAACATCGAGATCAAGGGTGAGCAGTTCAAGGTGGCCGGTGTCCTGAACCAGACCGGGTCGCAGGACGATGCCCTCGTCTTCATGGCGCTCCCCAAGGCGCAGAAGGTTCTCGGCAAGGAAGGGAAAATCACCATGGCCGAGGTGGCGGCGCTTTGCTCCGGTTGCCCCATCAGCGACATGGTGAACCAGATTGCCGAGTTGCTGCCTGACAGCAAGGTCTCCGCGATCCAGCAGGTCGTCGCGGGCCGCCTGAAGGCACTGGACCAGTTCAAGCGCTTCTCCTACGCCATGGCCAGCGTCGTCGTCTTCATCGGCTCCCTCATCGTCTTCGTGACCATGATGGGGAGCGTGAACGAGCGCACCACCGAGATCGGCGTCTTCCGCGCCATCGGCTTCAGAAAGAGCCACATCATGCGGATCATCCTCCTGGAGGCCGCGCTGGTGAGCCTTCTGGCCGGCGTCCTCGGCTACGCGGCCGGGATGGGTGGGGCCAAGCTGGCGCTCCCGTTCATGGCGGAAACCAAGAACGCCCACCTGGTCTGGGACACGACCGTCGCCTTCGGCTCGATAGCCCTGGCGCTGCTTTTAGGCATCCTGGCCAGTCTGTATCCCGCGCTGCACGCCAGCAAAATGGACCCGACCGAAGCCCTGCGGGCGCTTTAA
- a CDS encoding ABC transporter ATP-binding protein, translating to MAIIEMKSVKKQYQTGSDLVEALRGVDITIEAGEFITIMGQSGSGKSTLLSVLGGMNHPTSGEVEMAGVKLYQLKSEELADFRAQNLGFVFQSFHLIQYLTALENVMLPLAIVKMSTADKREAARQALERVGLGAKTDRLPNQLSGGEQERVAIARAIVNNPHILLADEPTGNLDSKTSEEVMALFRQLNEAGQTVVMVTHNPENGAYSDRTIHLRDGLISA from the coding sequence ATGGCAATCATAGAAATGAAGAGCGTGAAGAAGCAGTACCAGACCGGCTCGGACCTGGTAGAGGCGCTGCGCGGCGTGGACATCACCATCGAGGCGGGCGAATTCATCACCATCATGGGGCAGTCCGGCTCTGGCAAGAGCACCCTGCTTTCGGTCCTGGGCGGGATGAACCACCCCACCAGCGGCGAGGTCGAGATGGCCGGGGTGAAGCTGTACCAGTTGAAGAGCGAGGAGTTGGCTGACTTCCGCGCCCAGAACCTCGGCTTCGTGTTCCAGTCCTTCCACCTGATCCAGTACCTGACCGCCCTTGAGAACGTGATGCTGCCGTTGGCCATCGTCAAGATGAGCACCGCCGACAAGCGGGAGGCCGCGCGCCAGGCGCTGGAGCGGGTCGGCCTCGGTGCCAAGACGGACCGGCTTCCCAACCAGCTGTCCGGCGGCGAGCAGGAACGTGTCGCCATCGCGCGCGCCATCGTCAACAACCCGCACATCCTGCTTGCGGACGAGCCAACGGGGAACCTCGATTCGAAGACCAGCGAGGAGGTCATGGCACTGTTCAGGCAACTGAATGAGGCAGGCCAGACCGTGGTGATGGTTACTCATAACCCTGAGAACGGTGCTTATTCGGATAGAACCATTCACTTGAGGGATGGCTTGATCAGCGCTTAG